The proteins below come from a single Natrinema sp. SYSU A 869 genomic window:
- a CDS encoding 2'-5' RNA ligase family protein produces the protein MYSVNVPVPGRVRQLANRLHPDLIGFETVREDHSCLLKRLGEADHVAQLQHRAHRALEGAPAVEAEITDIDYFDDPPLGSAPVVYLAVESPGLEGIHADLTDAFETVDGLEGSDYVPHVTLARGGDLATAKRLADRDIDPIRWTVSELEFWDGTDKLPVSRVSLPS, from the coding sequence GTGTACAGCGTCAACGTTCCAGTTCCCGGTCGTGTCCGGCAGCTCGCGAACCGACTTCACCCTGACCTGATCGGGTTCGAGACTGTCCGCGAGGACCACTCGTGTCTGCTCAAGCGACTCGGCGAGGCCGACCACGTCGCACAGCTTCAGCATCGCGCCCACCGTGCGCTCGAGGGTGCTCCCGCCGTCGAAGCCGAGATCACCGATATCGACTACTTCGACGACCCGCCGCTGGGCTCGGCTCCGGTCGTCTATTTGGCCGTCGAGAGTCCCGGGCTCGAGGGGATCCACGCCGACCTCACCGACGCCTTCGAGACTGTCGACGGACTCGAGGGCAGCGACTACGTCCCGCACGTGACGCTGGCCCGCGGCGGCGACCTCGCAACCGCGAAACGGCTGGCCGACCGCGATATCGATCCGATTCGGTGGACGGTCAGCGAACTCGAGTTCTGGGACGGGACGGACAAGCTGCCGGTGAGTCGCGTCTCGCTGCCGTCGTAG
- a CDS encoding universal stress protein has product MEVLVAYDGSKPAQKAVEHAFATYPDAEIVLLRVIEAADGSTEAGINIVQEMLREREETVSEELPDEIAEIVGDPDIEFRTETVVGKPAREIVSFADEHDIDHIVIGSHGRSGLSRVLLGSVAEKIVRRAPIPVTVIR; this is encoded by the coding sequence ATGGAAGTCCTCGTCGCGTACGACGGCTCCAAGCCCGCACAGAAGGCAGTAGAACACGCGTTTGCGACGTATCCCGACGCAGAGATCGTGCTGCTGCGCGTCATCGAGGCGGCGGACGGATCCACGGAGGCAGGGATCAATATCGTTCAGGAGATGCTTCGGGAGCGAGAGGAAACGGTCTCCGAGGAACTCCCCGACGAGATTGCGGAGATCGTCGGCGATCCCGACATCGAGTTTCGAACCGAGACCGTCGTCGGGAAGCCAGCGCGCGAAATCGTCTCGTTCGCGGACGAACACGACATCGATCACATCGTCATCGGCAGCCACGGCCGCTCCGGACTCTCCCGCGTCTTGCTCGGCAGCGTTGCCGAGAAAATCGTCCGACGCGCTCCCATTCCGGTCACCGTTATCCGGTGA
- a CDS encoding argininosuccinate synthase — protein MTRVALAFSGGLDTTVCVPLLEEEYGYDDVIGVTVDVGQPAEEFDEAEETAEALGLEHYVVDAREEFAQLCLESVRANATYQGYPLGTALARPVIAEAILEVAEEQDCTGIAHGCTGKGNDQLRFEAVWRTSDLEVIAPVRELGLTREWEKEYAAEKDLPVEGGSGGDWSIDTNIWSRSVEGDDLEDPNYVPPTDIYAWTDNPSDETEEIEITFENGYPVAVDGQEYEPVELIEHLNELAGSYGVGRTDMMEDRMLGLKVRENYEHPGATTLLNAHEALEGLVLTQEERQFKQQIDHQWSQKGYEGLIDAPLMSALEGFIDETQKRVTGTVTIRFEGGQARPVARDSTFAAYSAEHASFDTETVGKIKQEDATGVAKYHGFQRRLANEAIAANADDEEVELATDGSGGDDD, from the coding sequence ATGACCCGCGTGGCACTTGCGTTTTCGGGTGGTCTGGACACGACTGTCTGTGTCCCGCTGCTCGAGGAAGAATACGGATACGACGACGTGATCGGCGTCACCGTCGACGTCGGCCAGCCGGCCGAAGAGTTCGACGAAGCCGAGGAAACCGCTGAGGCGCTCGGCCTCGAACACTACGTCGTCGACGCGCGAGAGGAATTCGCTCAACTTTGTCTCGAGAGCGTTCGCGCGAACGCGACCTATCAGGGCTACCCGCTGGGAACGGCGCTCGCCCGTCCAGTAATCGCGGAAGCGATCCTGGAGGTCGCAGAGGAACAGGACTGTACCGGTATCGCCCACGGCTGTACGGGCAAGGGCAACGACCAGCTCCGATTCGAGGCCGTCTGGCGGACCTCGGACCTCGAGGTCATCGCCCCCGTGCGCGAACTCGGGCTCACCCGCGAGTGGGAAAAAGAGTACGCCGCCGAGAAGGACCTCCCCGTCGAGGGCGGCAGTGGCGGCGACTGGTCGATCGACACCAACATCTGGAGCCGCTCGGTCGAGGGCGACGACCTTGAGGATCCGAACTACGTCCCGCCGACGGACATCTACGCGTGGACTGACAACCCCTCCGACGAAACCGAAGAGATCGAGATCACCTTCGAGAACGGCTATCCCGTCGCCGTCGACGGCCAGGAGTACGAGCCGGTCGAACTCATCGAACATCTCAACGAACTTGCCGGCAGTTACGGTGTCGGTCGTACTGACATGATGGAAGACCGCATGCTCGGGCTGAAGGTGCGCGAGAACTACGAGCACCCCGGCGCAACGACGCTGCTGAACGCTCACGAGGCCCTCGAGGGCCTCGTTCTCACCCAGGAGGAGCGTCAGTTCAAACAACAGATCGACCACCAGTGGTCCCAGAAGGGCTACGAGGGCCTGATTGACGCACCGCTCATGAGCGCGCTCGAGGGCTTCATCGACGAGACCCAAAAGCGCGTGACCGGCACCGTCACGATCCGCTTCGAGGGCGGCCAGGCGCGTCCGGTCGCACGTGACAGCACGTTCGCGGCCTACTCCGCAGAACACGCCTCCTTCGACACCGAGACGGTTGGCAAGATCAAGCAGGAAGATGCCACCGGCGTCGCGAAGTACCACGGCTTCCAGCGCCGCCTCGCGAACGAGGCGATCGCCGCGAACGCGGACGACGAGGAAGTCGAGCTCGCAACTGACGGAAGCGGCGGAGACGACGACTAA
- a CDS encoding sulfurtransferase TusA family protein produces the protein MPSIDDVTNTPDELSDDQADELLEEADLVQDMMGEVCPYPQVEAKKGLQGLESGDLLVQETDHVPCTENVPRAVGDDADAQVWRSGDAVYRIYLRKR, from the coding sequence ATGCCATCCATCGACGACGTGACGAACACGCCAGACGAATTGAGCGACGATCAAGCGGACGAACTCTTAGAGGAGGCTGATCTCGTCCAGGACATGATGGGCGAGGTCTGTCCCTACCCGCAGGTCGAGGCCAAGAAGGGGCTTCAAGGGCTCGAGTCGGGTGACCTCCTCGTTCAGGAGACCGATCACGTCCCCTGTACCGAGAACGTGCCGCGAGCCGTCGGCGACGACGCCGACGCGCAGGTGTGGCGCAGCGGCGATGCAGTCTACCGAATCTACCTCCGGAAACGATAA
- a CDS encoding YeeE/YedE family protein has product MVSTLLVAAVVGIAIGAFLQKGRFCFVNAFRDFFAYKDSRVTKGVLAATLLTMVFWGIAYQFGYYQGFWTPDWGLTGLVGGFIFGVGMTYAGGCASGTLYRAGEGYLQFWLTLLFMGVGYVGFTVAFPTLESTYFDALTFGTGVSLFTVTSVPAGLLALAVAVAGLFVYATLTGRSSTAAAFGERADVAQLNPTALLAPVVGLRQFVRGTVAYFRGLVHTWRHPIVSSKQPWDPRTAALGITAAAVLWFSQVSIVGITGPEARWTGYLLSQVGVDAESFDYWGSVLFQGQGVGVTVDMVMIGFVIVGAFLAALWSGDFSVRVPKRRRLPNAIVGGLMMGAGSRLAPGCNIGNIYSGIAELSVHSFIAAIGIVAGVYVMTHWIYREVGCAI; this is encoded by the coding sequence GTGGTTTCAACGCTACTTGTCGCAGCGGTCGTCGGAATCGCCATCGGAGCCTTCCTCCAGAAGGGGCGATTCTGTTTCGTCAACGCCTTTCGGGACTTTTTCGCGTACAAGGACTCCCGGGTCACGAAGGGCGTTCTCGCTGCGACGCTTCTGACGATGGTCTTCTGGGGTATCGCTTATCAGTTCGGCTACTATCAGGGGTTCTGGACGCCCGATTGGGGGCTGACCGGCCTCGTCGGCGGCTTCATCTTCGGCGTAGGGATGACCTACGCCGGCGGCTGTGCCAGCGGCACGCTCTACCGGGCCGGTGAGGGCTACCTCCAGTTCTGGCTCACCCTGCTGTTCATGGGCGTCGGCTACGTCGGGTTTACCGTTGCCTTCCCGACCCTCGAGAGTACGTACTTCGATGCGCTCACGTTCGGGACCGGGGTGAGCCTGTTCACTGTCACGTCCGTCCCGGCTGGTCTTCTCGCGCTTGCGGTTGCGGTCGCCGGGTTGTTCGTCTACGCCACGCTGACCGGGCGTTCGTCGACGGCCGCCGCGTTCGGCGAACGCGCAGACGTGGCCCAGCTCAACCCGACCGCACTCCTCGCACCGGTCGTGGGACTCCGCCAGTTTGTCCGCGGAACGGTGGCGTATTTCCGCGGTCTCGTCCACACGTGGCGCCATCCCATCGTCTCGAGCAAGCAACCGTGGGATCCCCGCACCGCCGCGCTCGGCATCACCGCGGCCGCGGTGCTCTGGTTCAGCCAAGTCTCTATCGTCGGTATCACCGGCCCGGAAGCCCGCTGGACGGGGTATCTCCTCTCGCAGGTCGGCGTCGACGCGGAATCGTTCGACTACTGGGGCTCGGTCCTCTTCCAGGGCCAGGGCGTCGGCGTGACCGTCGACATGGTGATGATCGGCTTCGTCATCGTCGGCGCGTTCCTCGCAGCCCTCTGGAGCGGGGACTTTTCGGTGCGGGTCCCGAAGCGCCGCCGGCTTCCGAACGCCATCGTCGGCGGCCTCATGATGGGGGCTGGCTCGCGGCTCGCTCCCGGCTGCAACATCGGGAACATCTACTCTGGCATCGCGGAACTCTCGGTCCACTCGTTCATTGCGGCCATCGGCATCGTCGCCGGCGTCTACGTGATGACTCACTGGATCTACCGCGAAGTCGGCTGTGCGATCTGA
- a CDS encoding dienelactone hydrolase family protein: MSADRIDGPHQDQQLVTSGTDLADAEAALVLTHGRGATARGMIQIANEVHREGVAFLAPQAAGQTWYPNSFLAPVERNEPGRSSGLQAISDAISEANDAGIPTERIMLIGFSQGACLASEYLARNPQRYGGLAALSGGLIGEDLDDEYPGDLEGTPVFLGCSDVDPHIPEERVHDTADILESMDANVTKRLYEGMGHGINEDEMEYVSGMVADLVDD, from the coding sequence ATGAGCGCGGACCGCATTGACGGCCCCCATCAGGACCAACAGCTCGTCACCAGCGGGACCGACCTCGCGGATGCCGAGGCTGCCTTGGTACTCACCCACGGCCGCGGTGCGACCGCTCGCGGGATGATCCAGATAGCAAACGAGGTTCATCGGGAGGGCGTCGCCTTCCTGGCCCCGCAGGCAGCCGGCCAGACTTGGTACCCGAACTCGTTTCTCGCACCTGTCGAACGCAACGAGCCCGGCCGGTCGTCGGGCCTGCAGGCCATCAGCGACGCGATAAGCGAGGCCAACGACGCTGGGATTCCGACTGAGCGGATCATGCTGATCGGTTTCTCGCAGGGGGCCTGTCTCGCCAGCGAGTACCTCGCCCGCAACCCGCAGCGCTACGGCGGCCTCGCCGCCCTCAGCGGCGGGCTCATCGGCGAAGATCTTGACGACGAATACCCCGGCGATCTCGAGGGCACACCCGTCTTCCTGGGCTGTAGCGACGTCGACCCGCACATTCCCGAAGAGCGGGTCCACGACACGGCCGACATCCTCGAGTCCATGGACGCCAACGTGACCAAACGGCTCTACGAGGGGATGGGCCACGGCATCAACGAGGACGAGATGGAGTACGTCTCGGGAATGGTCGCGGATCTGGTCGACGACTAA
- the lysW gene encoding lysine biosynthesis protein LysW, translating into MTECVECGAEVSLHDDLEVGEIVDCTTCGAELEVVDTEPPVLERAPELEEDWGE; encoded by the coding sequence ATGACCGAATGCGTCGAGTGTGGGGCTGAGGTGTCCCTGCACGACGATCTGGAAGTGGGAGAGATCGTTGACTGTACGACCTGTGGAGCCGAGCTGGAAGTCGTCGATACGGAGCCGCCAGTCCTCGAGCGGGCACCCGAGCTCGAAGAGGACTGGGGTGAGTGA
- the lysX gene encoding lysine biosynthesis protein LysX: MNVGILYSRIRKDEKLLLNELRERDHEITKIDVRKQTFDISEAPEAFDGLDIVVDRCLATSRSLYATQFFEAYGIPVVNSHETADICADKVKNSLALEKAGVPTPATKVAFTKETAMEAIEDFGYPCVLKPVVGSWGRLMAKIDSESAAEAILEHKATLGHYEHKVFYVQEFVEKPGRDIRVLAVDGEPIAGMVRSSDHWITNAAKGAETDVFEPDEEAKALVQKASDAVGGGLLGIDLMETEDGYTVHEVNHTVEFKALDGAVETDVAGTVVDWLEETAAAAADEELEVTA; the protein is encoded by the coding sequence GTGAACGTTGGCATACTCTATTCACGGATTCGCAAGGACGAGAAGCTCCTCCTCAACGAGCTTCGCGAACGCGATCACGAGATCACGAAGATCGACGTTCGCAAGCAGACCTTCGACATCTCGGAAGCGCCCGAAGCGTTCGATGGCCTCGACATCGTCGTCGACCGCTGTCTCGCCACAAGCCGGAGCCTGTACGCCACGCAGTTCTTCGAGGCCTACGGTATCCCGGTGGTCAACAGCCACGAGACCGCGGACATCTGTGCTGACAAAGTGAAGAACAGCCTCGCGCTCGAGAAGGCGGGCGTTCCCACGCCCGCGACGAAGGTCGCCTTCACGAAGGAGACGGCCATGGAGGCCATCGAGGACTTCGGCTATCCGTGCGTCCTCAAACCTGTCGTGGGCTCGTGGGGCCGCTTGATGGCCAAGATCGACTCCGAGTCGGCCGCAGAGGCCATTCTGGAGCATAAGGCGACGCTCGGCCACTACGAACACAAGGTGTTCTACGTCCAGGAGTTCGTCGAGAAGCCCGGACGGGACATCCGCGTGCTCGCGGTCGACGGCGAGCCCATCGCCGGGATGGTCCGCTCGTCGGACCACTGGATCACCAACGCCGCTAAAGGTGCGGAGACGGACGTCTTCGAACCGGACGAAGAAGCGAAAGCCCTCGTCCAGAAGGCGAGCGACGCCGTCGGCGGCGGCCTACTTGGTATCGACCTGATGGAAACTGAAGACGGGTATACTGTCCATGAGGTCAACCACACGGTTGAGTTCAAAGCGCTCGACGGAGCCGTCGAGACCGACGTCGCCGGCACCGTCGTCGACTGGCTCGAAGAGACGGCCGCTGCCGCGGCCGACGAGGAACTCGAGGTGACCGCCTGA
- a CDS encoding metallophosphoesterase, whose product MIAIFSDTHSASGHELESNALTAAREADTVIHTGDFTSETALEAFQEECDRLFAVHGNADSAAVRDRLPTARVVEAGGVRFAVTHRRDGGEMGLAMFGRSRGADVVVFGHSHRPTVVETEDVQLLNPGSHADPRGNRPGFAVLEEREDGGLEGEIREPDRTPLETVEICTE is encoded by the coding sequence ATGATCGCGATTTTCTCCGATACGCACAGCGCCAGCGGCCACGAGCTCGAGAGTAATGCACTGACCGCGGCCCGGGAGGCCGATACCGTCATCCACACGGGCGATTTCACGAGCGAGACGGCACTCGAGGCGTTCCAGGAAGAGTGCGACCGCCTGTTCGCGGTCCACGGGAACGCCGACAGCGCGGCGGTACGCGACCGACTGCCGACGGCTCGCGTCGTCGAGGCCGGCGGCGTCCGATTCGCCGTCACTCACCGACGGGACGGCGGCGAGATGGGGCTCGCGATGTTCGGTCGGTCGCGTGGGGCCGACGTCGTCGTCTTCGGGCATAGTCACCGGCCGACGGTCGTCGAGACCGAGGACGTCCAGTTGCTCAACCCCGGCAGCCACGCCGATCCGCGTGGGAACCGGCCGGGATTTGCCGTACTCGAGGAGCGCGAGGACGGCGGTCTGGAGGGCGAAATTCGCGAGCCGGACAGAACGCCGCTCGAGACGGTTGAGATTTGCACGGAGTAG
- a CDS encoding aminopeptidase, translating into MDPRIREHAEIIANHSVDLEEGDNVVIDAHPVAEDLVVALHEVIGDRGANPITTSQRTGKRQQRAYLRAADGEFDTPEHELALVQNTDVYIAIRATDNATQTSDVDPEISAAHQQAHRPILEERLSKRWCLTQYPAPANAQLAEMSTAGYENFVWDAVNKDWDEQREHQEHMVEIMDPAEEIRIKSGDTTDVTMSIENNPTLNDHGEHNLPGGEVFTAPQPDSVEGEVLFDMPLYHQGREITDVYLEFEGGEVVEHSAAKNEDVLTEVLNTDDGARRLGELGIGMNRDIDQFTYNMLFDEKMGDTVHMAVGRAYDDTVGEGNEANDSAVHVDMIVDMSKDSVIEVDGEVVQRDGTFRFEDGFEEGED; encoded by the coding sequence ATGGACCCGCGAATCCGCGAACACGCCGAGATCATCGCCAACCACTCGGTCGACTTGGAGGAAGGCGACAACGTCGTCATCGACGCCCACCCCGTCGCCGAAGACCTGGTTGTCGCCCTCCACGAGGTGATCGGTGATCGAGGCGCAAACCCGATCACGACGAGCCAGCGAACCGGAAAGCGACAGCAGCGCGCCTACCTGCGCGCTGCAGACGGGGAGTTCGACACGCCGGAACACGAACTCGCGCTCGTCCAGAATACGGACGTCTACATCGCCATTCGCGCGACGGACAACGCCACCCAGACTAGCGACGTCGACCCCGAGATCAGCGCGGCCCACCAGCAGGCACATCGCCCCATCCTCGAGGAGCGCCTCTCCAAGCGCTGGTGTCTCACGCAGTACCCCGCGCCGGCGAACGCCCAGCTCGCAGAGATGAGCACGGCTGGCTACGAGAACTTCGTCTGGGACGCCGTCAACAAGGACTGGGACGAACAGCGCGAACACCAGGAGCACATGGTCGAGATCATGGACCCCGCTGAGGAGATCCGGATCAAGAGCGGCGACACGACCGACGTGACGATGTCCATCGAAAACAATCCGACGCTGAACGATCACGGTGAGCACAACCTCCCCGGCGGCGAGGTCTTCACCGCACCCCAGCCGGACAGCGTCGAAGGCGAGGTCCTCTTCGACATGCCCCTGTACCATCAGGGCCGAGAGATCACTGACGTATACCTCGAGTTCGAGGGTGGCGAGGTCGTCGAGCACTCGGCGGCGAAAAACGAGGACGTCCTCACGGAAGTCCTGAACACGGACGACGGCGCGCGTCGACTCGGCGAACTGGGTATCGGGATGAACCGCGACATCGATCAGTTCACCTACAACATGCTCTTCGACGAGAAGATGGGCGATACGGTCCACATGGCTGTCGGCCGGGCCTACGACGACACCGTCGGGGAGGGCAACGAAGCCAACGATTCTGCGGTCCACGTCGACATGATCGTCGACATGAGCAAGGATTCCGTTATCGAAGTCGACGGTGAGGTCGTTCAGCGGGATGGGACGTTCCGATTTGAGGACGGGTTCGAGGAAGGTGAGGACTGA
- the argC gene encoding N-acetyl-gamma-glutamyl-phosphate reductase → MAVGTETGADENAETITASVIGGSGFTGGELLRLLAGHPNVDITEVTSRSKAGKSVGSVHPPLRGSDLRFTEPEDLESVDVLFVATPHGVSMGRIDDFFDIADTVVDLSADFRLESEAQYEEWYDGHEAPEYLEKAEYALPEINRENLEGADLIAGGGCNATATILGLYPLFEHDILEGGEQIVVDVKVGSSEGGAGGGEASSHPERSGVVRPYAPTGHRHEAEIEQFLDTSVAFTCHAVDMIRGASATNHVFPSGPVSKGDLWQAYRSCYEDEPFVRMAAGGSGVYRYPEPKAVAGTNLAEVGFELDPSNKRVVVFSAIDNMMKGSAGQAVHAANVALGLEETAGLEFTGLHPVGAP, encoded by the coding sequence ATGGCGGTCGGCACCGAGACCGGTGCGGACGAAAACGCCGAGACGATCACCGCGAGCGTCATCGGCGGGAGCGGGTTTACCGGCGGCGAGCTCTTGCGACTGCTCGCCGGCCATCCGAACGTCGATATTACGGAGGTTACGAGCCGTTCGAAGGCCGGCAAGAGCGTTGGCTCCGTCCACCCACCGCTGCGAGGGTCGGACCTGCGCTTTACCGAACCCGAGGACCTGGAGAGCGTCGACGTCCTGTTTGTGGCGACGCCCCACGGCGTCTCTATGGGTCGGATCGACGACTTCTTCGACATTGCCGATACCGTGGTCGATCTCTCGGCGGATTTCCGCCTCGAGAGCGAGGCCCAGTACGAAGAGTGGTACGACGGCCACGAGGCTCCCGAGTACCTCGAGAAGGCGGAATATGCCCTTCCCGAGATCAACCGCGAAAACCTCGAGGGGGCAGACCTGATCGCCGGCGGCGGCTGTAACGCCACCGCGACGATTCTCGGGCTCTACCCGCTGTTCGAACACGATATTTTGGAGGGCGGCGAGCAGATCGTCGTCGACGTGAAGGTCGGCTCCTCCGAAGGGGGCGCAGGCGGCGGCGAGGCCTCGAGCCATCCGGAGCGCTCGGGCGTCGTGCGTCCGTACGCGCCGACCGGCCACCGCCACGAGGCCGAGATCGAGCAGTTCCTCGATACCTCGGTCGCCTTCACCTGCCACGCCGTGGATATGATCCGCGGCGCGAGCGCGACGAACCACGTCTTCCCGTCGGGACCCGTCTCGAAGGGTGACCTCTGGCAGGCCTATCGAAGCTGCTACGAGGACGAGCCGTTCGTCCGCATGGCCGCCGGCGGCTCCGGCGTCTACCGTTACCCCGAACCAAAAGCGGTCGCCGGCACCAACCTCGCCGAGGTCGGCTTCGAACTCGACCCCTCGAACAAGCGCGTCGTCGTCTTCTCGGCGATCGACAACATGATGAAAGGCTCCGCGGGACAGGCGGTCCACGCCGCCAACGTCGCGCTGGGGCTCGAGGAGACGGCTGGACTCGAGTTTACGGGGCTCCACCCCGTGGGGGCACCGTAA
- a CDS encoding GntG family PLP-dependent aldolase, giving the protein MIDLRSDTVTMPDDAMREAAATADVGDDVYGEDPTVTELESRVADRLGTEAALYFPTGTMANQTAACVHTERGQEVIADRQSHVVKYELGGLAQHAGLQVRMHDSDRGVPSPEQVATAAIEADLHRPGTGLLCLENTHNARGGLAIDPDAIAAAATAARERDVPVHLDGARLFNAATALDVPVTELTEPIDSVMVSLSKGLGAPVGSMLAGDGEFIERARRTRKLFGGGMRQAGIIAGPALAALENVDDLETDHENARLLAEGLDGIDGFDIQEPETNIVLVDVSGTGLEPAVVVERLEERDVLATPFGPTTVRFCTHRDITRSAIDHALERLENGIA; this is encoded by the coding sequence GTGATCGATCTACGCTCCGATACCGTCACGATGCCGGACGACGCAATGCGCGAAGCCGCCGCCACCGCCGACGTCGGCGACGACGTTTACGGCGAGGACCCGACCGTGACCGAACTCGAGTCTCGTGTCGCCGACCGGCTGGGAACCGAGGCGGCGCTGTATTTCCCGACGGGGACGATGGCGAACCAGACGGCCGCCTGCGTCCACACAGAGCGGGGACAGGAGGTAATCGCCGACCGACAGAGCCACGTCGTGAAGTACGAACTCGGCGGGCTGGCCCAGCATGCGGGGCTGCAGGTACGGATGCACGATTCCGACCGCGGGGTGCCCTCGCCGGAGCAGGTTGCAACAGCAGCCATCGAGGCGGATCTGCATCGGCCCGGTACCGGCCTGCTTTGCCTCGAGAACACGCACAACGCACGCGGCGGACTTGCGATTGACCCCGACGCGATCGCTGCGGCGGCCACAGCGGCCCGCGAACGCGATGTCCCGGTGCATCTCGACGGTGCGAGGCTGTTTAATGCCGCGACGGCGCTCGACGTGCCGGTTACCGAACTCACCGAGCCCATCGACTCCGTCATGGTCTCCCTCTCAAAGGGGCTGGGCGCGCCTGTCGGCTCGATGCTCGCAGGAGATGGTGAGTTCATCGAGCGCGCCCGCCGGACACGAAAGCTGTTCGGCGGCGGTATGCGCCAGGCCGGAATTATTGCAGGTCCTGCACTTGCGGCCCTCGAGAACGTCGATGACCTCGAAACCGATCACGAGAACGCGCGCCTGCTGGCCGAGGGACTAGACGGCATCGACGGATTTGATATACAGGAACCGGAGACGAACATCGTCCTCGTGGACGTGTCGGGAACGGGACTCGAGCCGGCGGTCGTCGTCGAGCGACTCGAGGAACGGGACGTGCTGGCGACGCCCTTCGGCCCGACGACGGTCCGGTTCTGTACGCACCGCGATATCACTCGATCGGCTATCGATCACGCGCTCGAGCGACTCGAAAATGGAATCGCCTAA
- a CDS encoding cation diffusion facilitator family transporter: protein MASSTSVVLAALFANAAIAVLKFGGFALTGSPAMLSETYHSISDTGNQIFLLVGIKYGAQEATREHPFGHGKAQFFYSLLVSIMLFGIAGWESARHGYSALQEGGVHRASEDVTLLGAPFDPVYVNYAVLLGAILFESYALWKAYQGISRQMDEYGWTSLREAFSKTSDVTTLTALTEDTIALGGAGIALFGIYLTRATGNGIYDAGAALIIGIMLMGFAVALALENKRLILGESLSKDAEDELRTIVADWDGVTELVDFRTVYFGAEELLVTADVAFEADLDTETMNERITQIELALMDHDDQVQKVYIEPEI from the coding sequence ATGGCCAGTAGCACCTCTGTCGTCCTCGCTGCACTGTTTGCGAACGCGGCGATTGCGGTCCTGAAGTTCGGTGGCTTCGCGCTGACTGGAAGCCCCGCGATGCTGTCGGAGACGTACCACTCGATTTCGGACACGGGGAACCAGATCTTCCTGCTGGTCGGGATCAAATACGGCGCACAGGAGGCAACCCGTGAGCATCCGTTCGGCCACGGGAAGGCGCAGTTCTTCTACAGCCTGCTCGTGAGCATCATGCTCTTCGGCATCGCCGGCTGGGAGAGCGCCCGCCACGGCTACAGTGCACTGCAAGAGGGCGGCGTCCACCGGGCCAGCGAGGACGTCACGCTGCTTGGCGCACCGTTCGACCCCGTCTACGTCAACTATGCCGTGTTGCTCGGCGCGATCCTCTTCGAATCCTATGCGCTCTGGAAGGCCTATCAGGGGATCAGCCGCCAGATGGACGAGTACGGCTGGACCAGCCTCCGCGAGGCGTTCAGCAAGACCAGCGACGTGACGACGCTGACCGCGCTCACCGAGGACACTATCGCGCTCGGCGGCGCGGGGATTGCTCTCTTCGGGATTTATCTCACGCGAGCCACCGGAAACGGGATCTACGACGCCGGAGCCGCCCTCATCATCGGGATCATGCTCATGGGATTCGCCGTCGCGCTGGCCTTGGAAAACAAGCGGCTCATCCTCGGGGAGAGCCTCTCCAAAGACGCCGAGGACGAACTCCGTACCATCGTCGCCGACTGGGACGGCGTCACCGAACTCGTCGACTTTCGGACCGTCTACTTCGGTGCCGAGGAGCTGCTCGTCACCGCCGACGTGGCGTTCGAAGCCGACCTCGACACCGAGACGATGAACGAACGCATCACCCAGATCGAACTCGCACTGATGGATCATGACGATCAAGTACAGAAAGTCTACATCGAACCCGAAATCTGA
- a CDS encoding rhodanese-like domain-containing protein, whose protein sequence is MVEELTPETIRERIERDDEFELLDIRDNDDYAAGHLPDAEHVTIEELEETVVDRDWADDVVVYCYIGQTSVQAARLIEEYGDAERVSSMAGGYDAWEPLEPSTAD, encoded by the coding sequence ATGGTCGAGGAACTCACCCCCGAGACGATCCGAGAACGCATCGAACGCGACGACGAGTTCGAACTGCTCGACATCCGCGACAACGACGACTACGCTGCGGGACACCTCCCTGACGCCGAACACGTCACTATCGAGGAGCTCGAGGAGACCGTCGTCGACCGGGACTGGGCCGACGACGTGGTCGTCTACTGTTACATCGGACAGACGTCAGTCCAGGCCGCTCGCCTCATCGAGGAGTACGGCGATGCCGAGCGGGTCTCGAGCATGGCCGGCGGCTACGATGCGTGGGAACCCCTCGAGCCGTCGACTGCCGACTGA